A genomic stretch from Bacillus sp. E(2018) includes:
- a CDS encoding diguanylate cyclase: MIIVKQLFANLAILVALLFLYTQIKKDPPLRMSSSIKKKLTTGVAGGLFSNILMQYSIPIGTTLIDLRHIPIILLAYFGGAVPALVGMVLVIAGRFLIGINISSYTSSLLMLAVTLFSIVIARTNLSHQIKKWSMLTFANLLTTLLFFYLIEDQQLLLYLIPGYWFVSFLSGYVAFQVLQILFKSQMMFDKYKAESTIDPLTGLNNVRKFDEVFNRCMADLEKKKKLSLLYIDIDFFKKINDTYGHSEGDVVLKDLGLILRSCARPTDIVSRNGGEEFTVLLVDSTLDQSKKIAERIRSTVEQHAFLLNSGTEVNITVSVGLSNFPETTTNGSMMIKDADKALYEAKRTGRNRVCIAKQ; encoded by the coding sequence ATGATAATTGTTAAACAGCTTTTTGCTAATCTTGCAATCTTAGTCGCACTATTATTTCTGTATACCCAAATTAAGAAAGATCCACCACTTAGAATGAGTTCTTCGATAAAGAAGAAGCTCACGACAGGAGTGGCGGGGGGATTGTTCAGTAATATCCTCATGCAGTACAGCATTCCAATCGGTACAACGTTGATCGATCTCCGACATATTCCGATTATTCTACTAGCCTATTTCGGTGGAGCAGTGCCGGCATTAGTAGGAATGGTCTTAGTCATCGCAGGGCGATTTCTAATAGGGATTAATATTTCTTCTTATACGTCTAGTCTCTTAATGTTAGCGGTTACCTTGTTTTCAATCGTAATAGCAAGAACAAACTTAAGCCATCAGATAAAAAAATGGTCCATGCTCACTTTTGCTAATCTACTAACAACTCTTTTATTTTTCTATCTGATTGAGGACCAACAGTTGCTGCTATACTTAATTCCTGGATATTGGTTCGTGTCCTTTCTCTCCGGTTATGTAGCGTTTCAGGTACTACAAATTTTATTTAAGAGTCAGATGATGTTTGATAAGTATAAGGCTGAGTCAACGATTGATCCATTGACAGGGCTGAATAATGTTAGGAAATTTGATGAAGTATTTAACCGTTGTATGGCAGATCTTGAAAAGAAGAAAAAGCTATCCCTACTTTATATCGATATTGATTTCTTTAAGAAAATCAATGATACATATGGACACTCAGAAGGTGATGTTGTTTTAAAAGATTTAGGGTTAATCCTTAGATCATGTGCACGGCCAACAGACATTGTGAGTAGGAACGGCGGAGAAGAATTTACAGTATTGCTCGTAGACAGTACATTGGATCAATCAAAAAAAATCGCGGAGAGAATTAGGTCAACGGTCGAACAGCATGCCTTCCTCTTAAACAGTGGAACAGAAGTGAACATCACAGTTTCTGTTGGGTTATCTAACTTCCCAGAAACAACAACGAATGGAAGTATGATGATTAAAGACGCAGACAAAGCATTATATGAAGCGAAGAGAACAGGGAGAAATAGAGTTTGTATTGCCAAACAATAG
- a CDS encoding FAD-dependent oxidoreductase, with product MTKLLLIGGGHAHLSILRSLLHEEISDLQVTLITSSKFQYYSGMFSGFTEGLYDEDEIRIDLESLCTRASVSFIEDTIISFDPMQKVLLGFSGGIYSFDVVSFDIGSGVASDLTQNVGLNIKPNYRFTEQIKEFRSSESPVIIGGGSAGVELAFSTSAWRKKQSLKNPVTLISSSPLLHSYGNKATEKIREIAKYHNLVYYENEQIEKLKNSIIITDKDTEIKYSAIMPVTGPKASSLFQQALLSTDANGYLLVDDTLQNADYPYVFGAGDCVSLAGYPNLPKNGVYAVRQGPFLWKNIKRLITGRPLVPFKPQKKFVSILSTGEKHGLFTYGDLVIYGKWAWSLKNRIDRKFMNKHL from the coding sequence TTGACAAAGCTTTTATTAATCGGTGGTGGACATGCTCATCTTTCCATACTACGCAGTCTTTTACATGAAGAAATTAGCGATTTACAAGTTACACTTATTACATCGTCAAAATTTCAATATTATTCAGGAATGTTTTCGGGATTTACAGAAGGCCTATATGATGAAGATGAAATTAGGATCGATTTAGAATCGTTATGCACTCGAGCTTCTGTCTCGTTTATAGAGGACACCATCATCTCTTTTGACCCCATGCAGAAAGTGTTGTTGGGTTTTTCAGGCGGAATCTATTCTTTTGATGTGGTTTCTTTCGATATTGGTTCTGGAGTTGCATCAGACTTAACCCAAAATGTTGGATTAAACATTAAACCAAACTACCGCTTTACAGAGCAGATCAAAGAATTTCGTTCAAGCGAAAGCCCAGTTATCATCGGAGGAGGTTCTGCTGGAGTAGAGCTGGCATTTTCGACATCCGCTTGGCGTAAAAAGCAAAGTTTGAAGAATCCGGTAACCTTGATCAGTTCATCGCCACTTCTTCATTCTTATGGAAACAAAGCGACAGAGAAAATTCGAGAAATTGCTAAATATCATAATCTCGTATACTACGAAAATGAACAGATAGAGAAATTGAAGAACAGCATCATCATTACTGATAAGGATACAGAGATAAAATATTCAGCTATCATGCCCGTAACCGGACCAAAAGCAAGCTCTCTATTTCAACAAGCATTGCTTTCTACTGATGCAAATGGGTATTTACTCGTTGATGACACACTACAGAACGCTGATTATCCTTATGTGTTTGGAGCTGGTGATTGTGTGTCTTTGGCGGGTTATCCTAATCTTCCAAAGAATGGTGTCTATGCAGTTAGACAAGGGCCTTTCTTATGGAAAAATATCAAGCGTTTGATCACAGGAAGACCACTAGTACCTTTCAAACCACAAAAAAAGTTCGTTTCTATTCTTTCGACCGGTGAAAAACATGGTTTATTTACTTATGGCGACCTCGTTATTTATGGAAAATGGGCTTGGAGCTTAAAGAATAGAATCGATCGTAAATTTATGAACAAACATCTTTAG
- a CDS encoding FAD-dependent oxidoreductase — MKKYDVVIIGGGAGGLTIASGASSLGAKVALIEKERHLGGDCLHVGCVPSKAFIQASKDIYTARSKGRELGLDVSGSVDLGKVNERVQQSIIAIQKHDSDERFTSLGVDLYKGAGTFTSANTVRVDDQEIYGKRIVIATGSRPLIPPIEGLNDAGFWTNENLFKQKELPENLLVVGGGAIGLELSQALSRLGSKVTIVEKGKKLLSTEDESIQKAAVYILEKELTIHLNSEVKKVQITSNGRKSVTIHKGNEHYTEEYDQILLAVGRKPNSERLNLNAAGVFQDERGFIPTNEKLQTNVPHIFAIGDINGKFAFTHVAGEEGKVVVQNAILGVPKKMNYDHIPWNIYIQPEIFHVGMTEQQARKFGIKFSVYEVPLTDVDRFISDQEADGLIKIITDQNGKIIGAHAIGNGSGDWMQAVVFAMKKGRKIGDLSQMIYPYPNHAAAIQRTADLYWRSKLFSGTIPKLTKKYISWFR, encoded by the coding sequence GTGAAGAAGTATGATGTTGTTATTATCGGTGGAGGTGCTGGTGGGCTTACGATAGCTTCTGGAGCTAGCTCTCTTGGAGCGAAAGTAGCTCTAATTGAAAAAGAACGGCATCTAGGTGGTGATTGTCTTCACGTTGGCTGCGTACCTTCAAAAGCTTTTATACAAGCTTCCAAGGATATTTATACTGCCAGAAGCAAAGGGAGGGAACTTGGTCTAGATGTTTCTGGATCTGTTGATTTAGGAAAGGTAAATGAACGTGTACAGCAATCCATAATTGCGATTCAAAAGCATGATAGTGATGAACGGTTTACGTCACTAGGTGTCGATCTCTATAAGGGAGCGGGAACATTCACTTCGGCAAACACTGTGAGAGTTGATGATCAAGAGATATACGGGAAAAGGATTGTTATTGCTACTGGCTCACGACCTCTTATACCGCCGATAGAAGGTTTAAATGATGCAGGATTTTGGACGAACGAAAACTTATTTAAGCAAAAAGAATTGCCAGAGAACCTTCTTGTAGTTGGCGGTGGCGCCATAGGGCTAGAACTATCGCAAGCTCTATCACGTTTAGGTTCCAAAGTGACAATTGTTGAAAAGGGAAAGAAACTCCTATCAACAGAGGATGAAAGCATCCAAAAAGCTGCGGTTTACATATTGGAGAAGGAGTTAACGATTCATTTAAATTCAGAAGTAAAAAAAGTACAGATAACATCAAACGGAAGAAAAAGTGTCACGATTCACAAAGGTAATGAGCATTATACAGAGGAATATGATCAGATTCTTTTGGCTGTCGGCAGAAAACCGAATAGTGAACGTTTGAATCTGAATGCTGCGGGGGTATTTCAGGATGAGAGAGGATTCATCCCAACAAATGAAAAGTTGCAGACGAATGTACCTCATATCTTTGCAATCGGAGACATTAACGGCAAATTCGCTTTTACACATGTAGCTGGGGAAGAAGGGAAAGTTGTCGTTCAGAATGCAATACTTGGTGTACCTAAGAAAATGAACTACGATCACATCCCTTGGAACATTTATATCCAACCTGAGATCTTTCATGTAGGCATGACGGAACAACAAGCGAGAAAGTTTGGAATTAAGTTTTCGGTTTATGAAGTTCCTTTAACAGATGTTGATCGGTTTATCTCAGATCAAGAAGCGGACGGGTTAATAAAAATTATTACCGACCAGAATGGTAAGATCATAGGTGCGCATGCAATAGGGAATGGTAGTGGTGATTGGATGCAGGCAGTTGTTTTTGCAATGAAAAAAGGGAGAAAGATAGGAGACCTTTCACAGATGATCTATCCATATCCCAATCATGCAGCCGCCATCCAACGAACCGCTGATCTATACTGGAGGAGCAAGTTGTTTAGCGGAACAATACCAAAACTAACAAAAAAGTACATTAGTTGGTTTAGATAG
- a CDS encoding CDP-alcohol phosphatidyltransferase family protein, translated as MLDTHARKYVQPTILSTAKLLLKVGLSANQVTWIAFIIGASSGVWIYLDWPILAVCVLWFSGFLDAVDGTMARLTKPSPWGTVLDITFDRIVEISVIIGLAIAFPNSQLPLLLLSVSIIVSMTIFLTVGAVSEKQGMKSFYYQAGLAERTEGFILFSLMIIFSEYLTLITLLFFVIELYTALQRLLEAKKILQHKEREM; from the coding sequence ATGCTAGATACTCATGCAAGAAAGTATGTGCAGCCGACTATTCTGAGTACGGCAAAACTATTATTGAAAGTGGGACTCAGTGCGAATCAAGTTACTTGGATCGCTTTTATCATTGGGGCTTCATCTGGTGTGTGGATCTATCTTGATTGGCCGATCCTTGCTGTATGTGTTCTATGGTTTTCAGGATTTCTCGATGCAGTTGATGGTACGATGGCACGACTTACAAAACCTTCTCCATGGGGAACTGTATTAGATATTACGTTTGATCGGATTGTTGAGATTAGTGTGATCATTGGATTAGCGATAGCTTTTCCTAATTCTCAGCTTCCACTTTTGCTCTTATCCGTGTCAATTATTGTATCAATGACAATCTTTCTAACAGTAGGAGCAGTGAGTGAGAAGCAAGGTATGAAGTCATTCTACTATCAAGCAGGGTTAGCTGAACGGACAGAAGGGTTTATCTTGTTCAGTCTTATGATCATATTCTCTGAATATTTGACCCTCATAACATTACTATTTTTTGTGATTGAACTTTATACAGCTTTGCAAAGATTGCTTGAAGCTAAGAAAATCTTGCAACACAAGGAGAGAGAGATGTGA
- a CDS encoding TVP38/TMEM64 family protein, translating to MKKTVFSIIFFVFLVVSLIVLNQTVLDVTPQSVRRWILTMGAVAPFVYVLLYSIRPFVLFPASVLSLTGGLAFGPVWGFVLTLIGATTGALLAFITARKIGARRIESRWGRKLSKLQNMLEKNGFLVIILLRLIPIFHFDLISYAAGMSKVKGIQFFFGTLIGIVPGTFAYTFLGASTTADTSTILYIAIILFIIITVLPVLYKNQIKRYLSVEDQK from the coding sequence ATGAAGAAGACGGTTTTCTCTATTATATTTTTTGTTTTTTTGGTTGTTTCACTCATTGTTTTGAATCAAACGGTTCTAGACGTTACTCCACAATCAGTTCGTAGATGGATCTTAACAATGGGAGCTGTTGCACCTTTCGTATACGTTTTATTGTATTCCATCAGACCTTTTGTTTTGTTTCCTGCTTCTGTTCTTTCTTTGACAGGGGGGTTAGCATTCGGACCGGTTTGGGGGTTTGTTCTTACTCTTATAGGAGCTACGACTGGAGCTCTCCTTGCTTTTATTACAGCAAGAAAGATAGGAGCTCGTCGAATTGAATCTAGATGGGGAAGGAAACTGAGCAAATTACAGAACATGCTAGAAAAGAATGGATTTTTAGTTATCATCCTTCTTCGGCTTATTCCGATTTTTCATTTTGATCTGATTAGTTATGCAGCGGGGATGTCTAAAGTCAAAGGCATCCAATTCTTTTTCGGGACATTAATAGGCATTGTTCCAGGAACATTTGCTTATACGTTCCTAGGAGCGAGCACGACAGCTGATACTTCAACCATCCTTTATATCGCAATTATTCTATTCATTATCATTACAGTTCTTCCCGTACTATATAAAAACCAGATCAAACGATACTTATCGGTGGAAGATCAGAAGTGA
- a CDS encoding ABC transporter ATP-binding protein: MESHFIELSDIRKVYKDKEVLNLNQLSVRKGEIISVVGPSGTGKSTLLRLIAGLEKTDSGEIVIDGEHLTNVPPQQRPVVYMFQESLLFPHMNVLENVAFGLKMAKVSKNKRYDKSKEMMKRVGLEGLESHFPHEISGGQKQRAALARSLIVHPKVLLLDEPFSSLDTELRKETRRWIKHLLKSENITVLFVTHDLEEAMALGDRVAVLNEGKLQQLDSPHVLYESPVNSFVASFLQGGIWTEERFIPVSRLKMGRNEDQSGRKAEVIETYYQDGKFHSVLSIEHSEAVITLTSPEKVNIGEQVKVYEG, translated from the coding sequence ATGGAATCTCATTTTATCGAATTAAGTGATATCAGAAAAGTTTACAAGGATAAAGAAGTACTGAACTTGAATCAACTGAGTGTAAGAAAGGGAGAGATTATTTCCGTAGTCGGTCCTTCGGGTACTGGGAAATCTACTTTACTCCGACTGATTGCCGGATTAGAGAAGACAGACAGTGGAGAGATTGTGATCGATGGTGAACATTTAACAAACGTACCTCCACAACAAAGGCCGGTAGTATATATGTTTCAAGAATCACTTCTGTTTCCGCATATGAACGTTTTAGAAAATGTAGCTTTCGGGTTAAAGATGGCAAAAGTCAGTAAAAATAAGAGATATGATAAAAGTAAAGAAATGATGAAAAGAGTGGGTTTAGAAGGTTTAGAATCCCATTTTCCTCATGAGATTTCTGGCGGTCAGAAACAACGTGCAGCTTTGGCAAGGTCTCTGATCGTACATCCTAAAGTTCTATTATTGGACGAACCTTTCTCAAGTCTAGATACAGAACTTCGAAAAGAGACGAGGAGATGGATCAAACATCTATTAAAATCGGAAAACATAACCGTTTTGTTCGTAACGCATGATTTGGAGGAAGCGATGGCTCTTGGGGATCGTGTAGCCGTGTTAAATGAGGGTAAGCTCCAACAACTCGATAGTCCACATGTTTTATATGAATCTCCCGTTAATTCGTTTGTAGCTTCGTTTCTTCAAGGGGGAATTTGGACAGAAGAGCGCTTCATCCCCGTAAGCCGTCTTAAGATGGGAAGAAATGAAGATCAGAGTGGAAGAAAAGCTGAAGTGATCGAAACGTATTATCAAGACGGGAAGTTTCATAGTGTCTTATCTATTGAACATTCAGAGGCTGTTATTACATTAACATCTCCAGAAAAGGTGAATATAGGTGAGCAAGTAAAGGTCTACGAGGGATAA
- a CDS encoding ABC transporter permease subunit, whose translation MKWFRTSNPYVLMAPAVLITILLLGYGIVMAFLESIKYYNQPTLNVYRELFSDEIFITSILYSLRIAFISTVLSILIGLIIVRSLYPMLKSKFPKLIAWMPMVFPHFVWGYMLFLLFSQTGYFSSLLNGMGLLDRPDEFPILFKDSFGIGIIFTYVWKEVPFVILMLLPVYEQLSNAQKELVYTLGGRRWDVFWHVERPYVFPVMLETFFIIFAFVVSAYEVPALLGATYPKMIPVISYDWFFGSDWTKQPYAFAAMFLLTLFIVLVVFLTYVFTRKGRIHLAQSSGSFHDLQTENSKYSRVVFFTMLGLTLLPILILVLTSFVQRWEYGELFPSSLTTRGWHEMLWHSSKFTEAIYTSLGISLLVLLLNLLIGLPAAKGLAFHIFQGKSVVETLLLSPILIPSIVIALGVHLTFIKLGIANHWTGVVIVHLLPTLPYTIKVLRAGFERVGKRQEEIAVSLGAGAWAVFRNVYLPQLIPSIRSVVFLVTVISLGQYFLTALIGGGEVNTMAIIFFPYFQTTNDAVIASFSILFALIPIAVWLLMEGALRLIIPKQPR comes from the coding sequence ATGAAGTGGTTCAGAACAAGTAATCCATATGTACTTATGGCTCCGGCTGTTCTAATAACCATTCTTCTCCTCGGCTATGGAATAGTAATGGCGTTTCTAGAGAGTATCAAGTATTACAATCAACCAACCTTAAATGTATATCGAGAGCTGTTTAGTGATGAAATCTTTATCACATCTATCCTATACAGTCTCCGAATTGCTTTTATATCAACGGTTCTTTCCATTCTAATCGGGCTGATCATCGTTAGATCACTATATCCGATGCTAAAAAGTAAGTTTCCGAAGCTAATCGCTTGGATGCCTATGGTCTTTCCTCATTTTGTCTGGGGATATATGCTGTTTCTACTATTTTCCCAAACCGGTTATTTTTCTTCGTTATTAAATGGAATGGGACTACTTGACCGGCCGGATGAGTTTCCTATTCTATTCAAAGATTCTTTTGGAATAGGTATCATCTTCACTTACGTGTGGAAAGAGGTGCCTTTTGTCATTCTGATGCTTCTTCCAGTATATGAACAGCTATCGAACGCTCAAAAAGAGCTTGTGTATACCCTTGGAGGAAGAAGGTGGGACGTATTCTGGCATGTTGAGAGACCGTACGTTTTTCCTGTCATGTTAGAAACGTTTTTTATCATCTTTGCTTTTGTTGTTTCCGCTTATGAAGTTCCTGCACTCCTAGGAGCAACATACCCTAAGATGATTCCTGTCATCAGCTATGACTGGTTCTTTGGATCAGATTGGACAAAACAACCGTACGCTTTTGCTGCAATGTTTCTTTTGACCCTATTTATTGTTCTTGTTGTGTTTTTAACATACGTGTTCACAAGGAAAGGAAGGATCCACTTAGCTCAAAGCTCTGGGTCATTTCACGATTTACAGACAGAAAATAGTAAGTATTCAAGAGTCGTATTTTTTACTATGTTAGGGCTCACGTTGCTGCCTATATTAATACTAGTGTTGACCAGTTTTGTCCAAAGGTGGGAATATGGAGAGCTCTTTCCAAGCTCATTAACGACCCGAGGCTGGCACGAAATGTTATGGCATAGCTCAAAATTTACAGAGGCGATCTATACTTCGTTAGGTATTAGCTTGCTAGTATTATTGCTGAATCTATTGATTGGACTTCCGGCTGCGAAAGGCTTGGCGTTTCATATCTTCCAAGGTAAAAGTGTGGTAGAGACGTTATTATTGTCTCCTATCTTAATACCTTCTATTGTAATTGCGCTTGGTGTACATCTAACTTTTATTAAACTTGGAATTGCTAATCATTGGACAGGAGTAGTCATTGTCCATCTATTACCAACTCTTCCTTACACGATAAAAGTGTTGCGCGCAGGATTTGAGCGAGTCGGAAAAAGACAGGAAGAAATTGCGGTTTCTCTTGGTGCTGGTGCATGGGCGGTATTCCGAAATGTTTATTTGCCGCAGCTGATTCCGAGTATCCGAAGTGTTGTTTTTCTTGTTACTGTGATTTCACTCGGACAGTATTTTTTAACAGCACTTATCGGCGGTGGAGAAGTTAACACGATGGCAATCATATTCTTTCCTTATTTTCAAACAACAAATGACGCAGTGATCGCAAGTTTTTCGATTTTGTTTGCATTGATACCTATAGCGGTGTGGCTTTTAATGGAAGGTGCTTTAAGACTAATTATTCCAAAACAACCGAGGTGA
- a CDS encoding ABC transporter substrate-binding protein, protein MKKMRMLVWVVLLLFVSACSPSTDAAKESNTILKKDWREIEETTKNKTVRMYMWGGDTGINRYMDDWVAPRLKKEYNITLKRVPMDAPEFLKKLSNEKRAGKDDGNIDIIWINGENFKNAKDNGLLFGPFVAKMPNYKKYVDAKSLDIQYDFGTKTEGLEAPWGKVQFVYQYDEKKVPNPPQSFEELAQWVKENPGRFTYPDPTDFTGNAFVRQLFYESSGNVKNILDSGYDEDFAQKNSVKMWGYLNEIKPYLWREGKTYPNNLTELDRLYSKGEVYITMGYNEARAEKLMKQSVFPASTRSFVMKSGSLGNAHFLGIPFNSPNKEGAMTAINFMLSPEAQLTKLDSEFWGENMSLDPARLSAEDQKKLQTIKRGKSVLPAETLKKYLQPEVDSEYVAWLKENWVNEVVQNK, encoded by the coding sequence ATGAAAAAAATGAGAATGTTGGTTTGGGTAGTGCTGTTATTATTCGTGTCAGCATGTTCCCCATCAACGGATGCAGCAAAAGAATCTAATACCATATTAAAAAAAGATTGGCGAGAAATTGAAGAGACCACTAAGAACAAGACAGTCAGAATGTACATGTGGGGTGGAGACACAGGGATCAATCGTTATATGGATGATTGGGTCGCTCCGCGGTTAAAGAAAGAATACAACATTACATTGAAACGAGTACCGATGGATGCTCCTGAATTCTTAAAAAAGCTATCGAATGAAAAAAGAGCAGGGAAAGATGATGGAAATATCGATATCATCTGGATCAATGGTGAGAATTTCAAGAATGCAAAAGACAATGGACTGTTGTTTGGTCCTTTTGTTGCTAAAATGCCAAACTACAAAAAATATGTGGATGCTAAATCATTAGATATACAATATGACTTTGGAACAAAAACAGAGGGCTTAGAAGCGCCTTGGGGAAAAGTGCAGTTCGTTTATCAATATGATGAAAAAAAGGTGCCAAATCCACCTCAATCATTTGAAGAATTAGCTCAATGGGTAAAAGAAAATCCAGGGAGATTTACTTACCCAGACCCAACGGATTTCACAGGAAATGCATTTGTTCGTCAACTATTTTATGAATCTAGTGGAAACGTAAAAAACATTTTGGACAGTGGGTATGATGAGGATTTTGCCCAGAAAAATAGTGTGAAGATGTGGGGTTATTTGAACGAGATCAAACCTTATTTATGGAGAGAGGGGAAGACATATCCGAATAATTTAACAGAACTTGATCGTTTGTACAGCAAAGGTGAAGTATATATAACGATGGGTTATAACGAGGCACGAGCTGAGAAATTAATGAAACAAAGTGTGTTCCCCGCATCAACAAGATCGTTCGTTATGAAATCAGGTTCTTTAGGAAATGCTCACTTTTTAGGGATTCCTTTTAATAGTCCCAACAAAGAAGGTGCGATGACAGCTATTAATTTTATGCTATCTCCCGAAGCTCAGCTAACAAAGTTAGACTCGGAATTTTGGGGTGAAAATATGTCACTTGATCCGGCACGACTTTCTGCAGAAGATCAAAAGAAACTTCAAACCATCAAACGTGGAAAATCGGTTTTGCCTGCTGAAACACTAAAAAAATATTTGCAGCCAGAAGTAGATTCAGAGTATGTTGCTTGGCTGAAGGAGAATTGGGTTAATGAAGTGGTTCAGAACAAGTAA
- a CDS encoding aminopeptidase P family protein, which translates to MESYFFERNRTRLKELVPNESLTILFAGKAPQKSADEQYPFTPNRNFYYLSGISEQNVILVLKKSGGKFEETLFIEKADPVMEKWVGKTVSKEEAEHQSGIKDIKYVDSFESFVASQFFTNQAQHVCIDLERRGWTGAPSETSQFAKHIVEHYPHVTIHNVYHQITELRVFKTTEEIQKIKEAISITKEGIYNVLKHAKAGMKENQLEAHFDFTLKSNGVRDFAFKTITASGKNATILHYEHNSAQTNPGELVLLDLGAQKDYYNADISYTFPVDGKFTDRQKVLYNIVLKALKETTAIIKPGLEFAELNIHTKKVLAAECRRIGLIQNDDEISKYYYHGVSHFLGLDTHDVGSYKDRILEPGMVITIEPGLYIEEEAIGIRIEDDILVTEDGFENLSKDIFREVEEIEEFMATQGVHAVKA; encoded by the coding sequence ATGGAGTCATATTTTTTTGAACGTAATCGCACTAGATTAAAAGAATTGGTGCCGAATGAATCTTTAACCATTCTTTTTGCAGGAAAAGCTCCGCAAAAATCAGCAGATGAACAGTATCCATTCACACCAAACCGAAATTTTTACTATCTATCTGGGATTTCTGAACAGAACGTGATCCTCGTGCTAAAAAAGAGCGGTGGAAAATTTGAAGAAACACTTTTTATTGAAAAAGCTGATCCAGTCATGGAAAAGTGGGTCGGGAAAACCGTATCTAAAGAGGAAGCAGAGCACCAATCTGGGATAAAAGATATCAAATATGTAGATAGCTTTGAGTCGTTTGTTGCCAGTCAGTTCTTTACAAATCAAGCTCAGCACGTTTGTATAGATTTAGAACGAAGGGGATGGACTGGTGCGCCGTCGGAAACATCGCAATTCGCAAAACATATTGTAGAACATTATCCGCATGTGACAATTCACAACGTTTATCATCAGATCACAGAACTGCGTGTATTTAAAACGACAGAAGAGATTCAAAAGATTAAAGAAGCGATCTCTATTACGAAAGAAGGCATCTATAATGTGCTGAAACATGCGAAAGCTGGAATGAAAGAAAATCAGCTCGAAGCACATTTTGACTTTACCTTAAAATCAAACGGTGTTCGTGATTTCGCGTTTAAAACGATTACGGCTAGCGGAAAAAATGCTACGATTCTTCATTACGAGCATAACAGCGCACAAACGAATCCTGGTGAGCTCGTCCTTCTCGATTTAGGAGCACAAAAGGATTATTACAACGCGGATATCAGTTACACGTTCCCTGTAGATGGGAAGTTTACAGATCGTCAGAAAGTTCTCTACAACATCGTACTAAAGGCGCTAAAAGAAACGACGGCTATCATTAAACCAGGTCTTGAATTTGCAGAACTCAATATTCATACGAAAAAAGTGTTAGCAGCAGAGTGCAGACGTATCGGATTAATCCAAAATGATGATGAGATCTCTAAGTATTATTATCATGGTGTGAGCCATTTCCTTGGGCTTGATACACATGATGTGGGTTCTTACAAAGACCGCATTTTAGAGCCTGGAATGGTGATTACAATTGAGCCTGGGCTTTATATCGAGGAAGAAGCGATCGGTATTCGAATTGAGGATGACATCTTAGTAACAGAAGATGGATTCGAGAACTTATCCAAAGATATTTTCCGTGAAGTAGAGGAAATTGAAGAGTTTATGGCTACTCAAGGTGTTCATGCGGTAAAAGCTTAA
- a CDS encoding NUDIX domain-containing protein, with protein MSYPIRVRAGALIIENDAILLIEFHDENGLHYNLPAGGVEANESVKEAAKREAREDAAIEVNVGPLAFTYEYAPHLIDNRYGTTHSLGLIFECTRIGESEPKLPDKPDANQTGVKWIPIEKLEQIILYPKVQRHIQAYVNHKAYNSFIEEHTLEKYQRNNYYIYKILKKLSLLTKKLYNNTYINKLISRF; from the coding sequence ATGAGCTATCCCATTCGTGTTAGAGCAGGTGCTTTAATAATTGAAAACGATGCTATCCTGTTAATTGAGTTTCATGATGAGAATGGACTTCATTACAATTTACCGGCAGGTGGTGTTGAAGCAAATGAATCTGTAAAAGAAGCGGCAAAACGCGAAGCGAGAGAAGACGCAGCAATAGAGGTAAATGTTGGTCCACTCGCATTCACATATGAGTATGCACCACACCTGATTGATAATAGATACGGAACAACACATTCACTAGGACTTATATTTGAGTGCACCCGTATTGGTGAATCCGAACCAAAATTACCCGATAAGCCAGATGCAAATCAAACTGGAGTGAAATGGATTCCGATAGAGAAGTTAGAACAAATCATTTTATATCCTAAAGTACAAAGACATATCCAAGCGTATGTAAATCACAAAGCATACAATTCTTTTATTGAAGAACATACTCTTGAGAAATACCAAAGGAATAATTATTACATTTATAAGATTCTGAAAAAGCTGTCATTGCTAACAAAAAAACTTTATAATAATACATATATAAATAAACTAATCAGTCGTTTTTAA